In Sphingomonas sp. LR60, the following are encoded in one genomic region:
- a CDS encoding cation diffusion facilitator family transporter, translated as MGETEEKSWRDNIVLFGALAANLGIAVAKFVAAAITGSSSMLTEGVHSVVDSGNQVLLLYGQRRARRPADAAHPFGYGRELYFWAFVVAILIFAIGAGVSVYEGYLHVIEPEPLTDPLVNYIVLGIATLMEGASWTIAMREFNQTRGEMGWWQAIHESKDPAGFMVLFEDSAALIGLVVAAIGVWCSHYLNDPRLDGVASIVIGAILAAVAVLLAREAKGLLIGERADPAVIARARAIVAAHPEIAAVNHVRTVHTAPEMVFAAISADFHDDLSMGDAETLIETIETELRTALPQLKSIYIRPEKQADAVTF; from the coding sequence GCGAGACGGAAGAAAAGAGTTGGCGCGACAATATCGTGCTGTTTGGCGCACTCGCCGCCAACCTCGGGATCGCAGTGGCCAAGTTCGTCGCGGCGGCGATCACCGGCTCGTCGTCGATGCTGACCGAGGGGGTGCACTCGGTCGTTGACAGCGGCAATCAGGTGCTGCTGCTCTACGGACAGCGTCGCGCGCGCCGTCCCGCCGATGCCGCCCACCCGTTCGGCTACGGCCGTGAGCTATATTTCTGGGCGTTCGTCGTCGCGATCCTGATCTTCGCGATCGGCGCGGGCGTGTCGGTCTACGAGGGCTATCTCCACGTCATCGAGCCTGAGCCGCTGACCGACCCGCTCGTCAACTATATCGTGCTCGGCATCGCGACGCTGATGGAAGGCGCATCCTGGACGATCGCGATGCGCGAGTTCAACCAGACGCGTGGCGAGATGGGCTGGTGGCAGGCGATCCACGAGTCCAAGGATCCCGCCGGGTTCATGGTGCTGTTCGAGGATAGCGCGGCGCTGATCGGGCTGGTGGTGGCGGCGATCGGCGTGTGGTGCAGCCATTATCTCAACGACCCGCGGCTCGACGGCGTCGCCTCGATCGTGATCGGCGCGATCCTCGCGGCGGTGGCGGTGCTGCTGGCGCGCGAGGCCAAGGGTCTGCTGATCGGCGAGCGTGCCGATCCGGCGGTGATCGCCCGCGCGCGCGCGATCGTCGCGGCGCATCCGGAAATCGCCGCGGTCAACCATGTCCGCACGGTGCATACCGCGCCCGAGATGGTCTTCGCGGCGATCAGCGCCGATTTCCACGACGACCTGTCGATGGGCGATGCCGAAACGCTGATCGAGACGATCGAAACCGAGCTGCGCACCGCCTTGCCGCAACTCAAGTCGATCTACATCCGCCCGGAAAAGCAAGCGGACGCGGTAACGTTCTAA
- a CDS encoding zinc-binding alcohol dehydrogenase family protein, with protein MRAIVCREPFALERVERDAPIAAAGEVLIRMRRVGLCGTDYHIFAGNQPFLSYPRVMGHELAGEIAAVPDGSALRIGQRVTINPYLSCGTCVACRKGKPNCCTRIAVLGVHTDGGMQDVIAVPERAVIPADDLTLEQAAMVEFLAIGAHAVARAKLSAGDRVLVAGAGPIGVAVSLFARLDGARVTIIDTRSSRLDHARERLGFDDVVTVDGGIREALAERTDGDFFDCVFDATGNIHAMRAGLGYVANGGSYVLVSVVPDDLIFADPEFHRRETTLIASRNALASDFARVLAAIRSGDIPTDALHTHSVEADDLPVRMPQLIAEADHVLKAIVTF; from the coding sequence ATGCGCGCGATAGTGTGCCGCGAGCCATTTGCGCTGGAACGCGTCGAGCGCGATGCACCGATCGCGGCGGCAGGCGAGGTGCTGATCCGGATGCGGCGCGTCGGACTGTGCGGCACCGATTATCATATCTTCGCGGGCAATCAGCCGTTCCTCTCCTATCCGCGCGTCATGGGGCATGAACTGGCCGGTGAGATCGCGGCGGTGCCGGATGGATCGGCGTTGCGCATCGGGCAGCGTGTGACGATCAACCCGTATCTATCGTGCGGTACGTGCGTGGCGTGCCGCAAGGGGAAACCCAATTGCTGCACGCGGATCGCGGTGCTCGGCGTCCACACCGATGGCGGAATGCAGGATGTCATCGCGGTGCCCGAACGCGCAGTGATCCCAGCGGACGACCTGACGCTCGAACAGGCGGCGATGGTCGAATTTCTCGCGATCGGCGCTCACGCCGTGGCGCGCGCGAAGCTGTCCGCTGGCGACCGCGTGCTGGTGGCGGGGGCGGGGCCGATCGGCGTCGCGGTGTCATTGTTCGCGCGGCTCGATGGCGCGCGGGTAACGATCATCGATACGCGTTCGTCGCGGCTCGACCATGCGCGCGAGCGGCTGGGGTTTGACGATGTCGTGACGGTCGATGGCGGGATCCGCGAAGCGCTGGCGGAACGCACCGACGGCGACTTTTTCGATTGTGTGTTCGATGCGACCGGCAACATCCATGCGATGCGCGCCGGGCTCGGATATGTCGCGAATGGCGGCAGTTACGTGCTGGTCAGCGTCGTGCCCGACGATCTGATCTTTGCCGATCCCGAGTTCCACCGCCGCGAGACGACGCTGATCGCCAGCCGCAACGCGCTGGCGAGCGACTTCGCGCGGGTGCTCGCCGCAATTCGTAGTGGTGACATCCCGACCGACGCGCTCCACACGCATAGCGTCGAAGCCGACGATCTGCCCGTGCGAATGCCGCAGTTGATTGCGGAGGCGGACCATGTTCTCAAGGCGATCGTGACGTTCTGA
- a CDS encoding IclR family transcriptional regulator, whose translation MARARKQADIEGEARPKQTTYAAPALEKAFEILDLLSAYPQGALVTDMAAALGRSVGELFRIVVVMEQIGYLQRSPVNDRYTVSYKILDLAYRATPAQHLTRAATPEMQQLAAETEQSCHFVVPNGGYGLVIAREENPGMRGFSLRLGAAIDMIRSCSGQVLLAFSSPQRVQRIVAEAAAAQGTPVDMEWLEERLAIVRRQGFDRRQSPITQGVTDVSYPVFAFSGEIVGALTVPYLELIDGSQRVKLDAVDGLLQAAAGRISLTLGHHLAD comes from the coding sequence GTGGCACGCGCGCGCAAACAGGCCGACATCGAAGGGGAGGCGCGGCCGAAACAGACCACCTACGCGGCGCCCGCGCTGGAAAAAGCGTTCGAAATCCTCGATCTGCTCTCCGCCTATCCACAGGGCGCATTGGTCACCGACATGGCGGCGGCGCTCGGTCGCTCCGTGGGCGAGCTGTTCCGGATCGTCGTCGTGATGGAGCAGATCGGCTATCTGCAGCGCTCGCCGGTCAACGACCGCTACACGGTGTCGTACAAGATCCTCGATCTCGCCTATCGCGCGACCCCGGCGCAGCATCTGACGCGTGCGGCGACCCCGGAGATGCAGCAACTCGCCGCCGAGACCGAGCAATCGTGCCATTTCGTCGTGCCGAACGGCGGCTATGGCCTGGTGATCGCCCGCGAGGAAAACCCTGGAATGCGGGGCTTTTCACTGCGGCTGGGTGCGGCGATCGACATGATCCGTAGCTGTTCGGGACAGGTGTTGCTCGCGTTCTCCTCGCCGCAACGCGTGCAGCGGATCGTCGCGGAGGCGGCGGCGGCGCAGGGCACGCCGGTCGACATGGAGTGGCTTGAGGAACGTCTTGCGATCGTGCGGCGGCAAGGGTTCGATCGTCGGCAAAGCCCAATAACTCAGGGTGTTACCGACGTCAGTTACCCGGTGTTCGCGTTCAGTGGCGAGATCGTGGGGGCGTTGACGGTACCGTATCTGGAACTGATCGACGGGTCGCAGCGGGTGAAGCTGGATGCGGTCGACGGGCTGTTGCAGGCGGCGGCGGGGCGTATCTCATTGACGCTCGGGCATCATCTGGCGGACTGA
- a CDS encoding amidohydrolase family protein, which yields MTQTPRIDAHHHLWRYDPAAFGWIDPGSAIARDFDTDALTGALASRKIAGAIAVQARQVPEETRMLLDAAARCAAIVGVVGWVDLRADDIAERLVADGAPLLVGYRHVVQDEPDADFLLGDAFVRGVRAVASHGLTYDLLVDHRQLATVPAFLDRVGEGRFVLDHAAKPAIASGGWQPWAERLADVANCAGVMCKVSGLVTEADHARWSADDLERYLDHVFAVFGPERVMWGSDWPVCLLAAEYSAVHDVIASYVARHCPEAAEGIFGGHALDFYGVGVTR from the coding sequence ATGACCCAGACGCCGCGCATCGACGCGCATCATCACCTGTGGCGCTACGATCCGGCGGCGTTCGGCTGGATCGATCCCGGTAGCGCGATCGCGCGCGATTTCGACACGGATGCGCTCACCGGTGCGCTCGCCTCGCGTAAAATAGCAGGCGCAATCGCAGTGCAGGCGCGGCAGGTGCCCGAAGAAACGCGGATGTTGCTCGATGCGGCGGCACGCTGTGCCGCAATCGTCGGAGTGGTCGGCTGGGTCGACCTGCGCGCCGACGATATCGCCGAACGGTTGGTGGCGGACGGCGCGCCGTTGCTGGTCGGTTACCGCCATGTCGTACAGGATGAGCCCGATGCCGACTTCCTGTTGGGCGACGCCTTCGTTCGCGGGGTGCGGGCTGTCGCATCGCACGGGCTCACTTACGATCTGCTCGTCGACCATCGGCAGCTCGCGACCGTGCCGGCGTTCCTCGACCGGGTCGGGGAGGGGCGCTTCGTGCTCGACCATGCCGCCAAGCCCGCGATCGCGTCGGGCGGATGGCAGCCGTGGGCAGAGCGGCTGGCGGACGTAGCGAACTGCGCAGGGGTGATGTGCAAGGTGTCGGGGCTGGTGACCGAGGCCGATCATGCGCGCTGGAGCGCGGACGATCTGGAACGCTACCTCGACCATGTCTTCGCCGTCTTCGGGCCGGAGCGGGTGATGTGGGGATCGGACTGGCCGGTGTGCCTGCTCGCCGCCGAGTATAGCGCGGTGCATGACGTGATCGCATCCTATGTCGCGCGGCATTGTCCCGAAGCGGCTGAAGGCATTTTCGGCGGCCACGCGCTCGATTTCTATGGAGTCGGGGTGACACGGTAA
- a CDS encoding DsbA family protein, which produces MEPAPHHRPRIDRRALLTLGAAGVGGWAIGRVLSDTAPVGRDVRASGAVAGILDDPFAPAIGPAGASLSLAVFSDYRCPACRHGFAALNAAVAGDGDVRLLFKDWPIFGAPSVRAARVALCAARQGIYPRLHHILMTEAGRLDTAQLRGAVVEAGGDWTRVEADLTAHGAEIDAQLTRHAAEAASIVLPGTPGYLAGSLLVVGVIDEAAFARLFAAARRGGSPGVKEG; this is translated from the coding sequence ATGGAGCCTGCCCCACATCATCGACCGCGCATCGATCGGCGCGCGCTGCTGACGCTCGGCGCGGCGGGTGTCGGCGGCTGGGCGATCGGACGCGTGTTGTCGGATACCGCGCCGGTCGGGCGCGACGTGCGTGCCTCGGGTGCAGTGGCCGGGATCCTCGACGATCCGTTCGCGCCGGCGATCGGGCCGGCGGGGGCTTCGCTGTCGCTCGCGGTGTTCAGCGATTATCGCTGCCCGGCGTGTCGCCACGGTTTCGCCGCGCTCAACGCCGCCGTCGCCGGGGATGGCGATGTGCGGCTGTTGTTCAAGGACTGGCCGATCTTCGGTGCGCCGTCGGTCCGCGCGGCGCGGGTGGCGCTTTGCGCTGCGCGGCAGGGGATTTATCCGCGGCTGCATCACATCCTGATGACCGAGGCGGGAAGGCTCGACACGGCGCAGCTGCGCGGCGCTGTGGTCGAGGCGGGCGGCGACTGGACGCGCGTCGAGGCCGATCTGACGGCGCACGGGGCGGAGATCGACGCGCAGCTCACGCGGCACGCGGCGGAGGCGGCGTCGATCGTGCTGCCGGGGACGCCGGGCTATCTTGCCGGATCCTTGCTCGTGGTCGGCGTGATCGATGAGGCGGCGTTCGCGCGGTTGTTTGCGGCGGCTCGGCGGGGTGGATCGCCGGGGGTGAAAGAGGGGTAG
- the fucP gene encoding L-fucose:H+ symporter permease — MRETGGARRWLPALVITTSLFFLWGMANNLNDILIAQFKKAFTLSDFGTSFVQQVFYLGYFVFAIPASIVLRRFGYKAAIVTGLLLYGLGALLFYPAAAISAYQLFLFALFVIAAGLAFLETSANPLMTELGDPATATRRLNWAQAANPFGAITGILIGRNFILSGIEHDEATLAGMNAAAREAFYRNEVQAVATPYLAIAAIVLLFAFAAALTAFPRNTAVRDVPAEAKTQRFADLLHHPRLIGAVIAQFFYVGAQVGLWSYTIRYAQGALGWNERQGADMLFISLLLFAGGRFVGTTLMAWIAPARLLAIFALISAGLASVAALIGGTVGLYALVATSFFMSIQFPTIFALGVETLGPLRRLGSSLIIMAIIGGAVLTGVIGFVSDRAGIAAAMLVPAACFLVVLTYAVRARVRV; from the coding sequence ATGCGCGAAACGGGCGGCGCGCGGCGCTGGCTGCCGGCGCTCGTCATCACCACCTCGCTGTTCTTCCTGTGGGGGATGGCGAACAATCTCAACGACATCCTGATCGCGCAGTTCAAGAAGGCGTTCACCCTGTCGGATTTCGGCACCAGCTTCGTGCAGCAGGTGTTCTACCTCGGCTATTTCGTGTTTGCGATCCCGGCGTCGATCGTGTTGCGGCGTTTCGGCTACAAGGCGGCGATCGTCACCGGCTTGCTGCTTTATGGCCTTGGCGCGCTGCTCTTCTATCCGGCTGCGGCGATCAGTGCCTATCAGCTGTTCCTGTTCGCCTTGTTCGTGATCGCCGCGGGGCTGGCGTTCCTGGAGACCTCCGCCAATCCGCTGATGACCGAATTGGGCGATCCCGCGACCGCGACGCGACGGCTCAATTGGGCGCAGGCCGCCAATCCGTTCGGCGCGATCACCGGCATCCTGATCGGTCGCAACTTCATCCTGTCGGGGATCGAGCATGACGAGGCGACGCTCGCCGGCATGAACGCCGCTGCGCGCGAAGCCTTCTATCGCAACGAGGTACAGGCGGTCGCGACGCCGTATCTGGCGATCGCGGCGATCGTGTTGCTGTTCGCCTTCGCCGCCGCGTTGACGGCGTTTCCGCGCAACACCGCGGTGCGCGACGTGCCGGCGGAAGCGAAGACGCAGCGCTTCGCCGACCTGCTGCACCATCCACGACTGATCGGCGCGGTGATCGCGCAATTCTTCTACGTCGGCGCGCAGGTCGGATTGTGGAGCTACACGATCCGCTACGCGCAGGGGGCGCTCGGCTGGAACGAGCGGCAGGGCGCGGACATGCTGTTCATTTCGCTGCTGTTGTTCGCAGGCGGGCGGTTCGTCGGCACGACGTTGATGGCGTGGATCGCGCCCGCGCGCCTGCTGGCGATCTTCGCGCTGATCTCTGCCGGGCTGGCGAGCGTTGCGGCATTGATCGGTGGGACGGTCGGGCTTTATGCGCTCGTGGCCACCAGCTTCTTCATGTCGATCCAGTTTCCGACGATCTTCGCGCTCGGGGTGGAAACGCTCGGGCCGCTGCGCCGGCTCGGTTCGTCGCTCATCATCATGGCGATCATCGGCGGCGCGGTGCTGACTGGGGTGATCGGCTTCGTCTCGGATCGGGCGGGGATCGCGGCGGCGATGCTGGTGCCGGCGGCGTGTTTCCTTGTGGTGCTGACCTATGCGGTCCGCGCCCGCGTACGGGTCTGA